Genomic window (Fundidesulfovibrio terrae):
GCTCAAGGCGTGGCAGGACGTGGCCGCATACGTGGACGAGCTCAAGTCCTGCGCGGGGCTGGTCATGGCCGTCCCCATGTGGAACTTTTCCATCCCCTACCGCCTGAAGCAGTACATCGATCTGATCGTGCAGCCGGGGGTGTCCTTCGAGGCGGACGGAAGCGGCGCGCGAGGGCTGATCCCGGACAAGCCGGTGTTCATCGCCTACGCCAGCGGCGGACAATACCCCCCGGGAACGGGAGCGCAGGCCCTGGACTTCCAAAAACCCTATCTTGAGACGATCCTCAATTATGTCGGCCTCAAAGACATCCGCTCGGTGCGGGTGGAGGCCACCCTGGCGGGCGAGGAGACGGTGACGGAGCGCCGCGCGCGGGCCTTCGAGCAGGCCTTGGCCATGGCGGCGGCGTTTTTCGCGACCCGCGGATAGCTTCGCAAGCCCCGGCAGGGCCTGGATGCGTGAGCCGGTCCGACACGCGGTCGGTTCCGCTGCCCGCGCAGGATTCTTCATGCAGTCTCGATCATTCTCGTGCCGTCGCACCCCGTCCGCAGCCACTTGCTTGCGGCACGCATCAACTGTATAGAGAACGCGTGATGACCTAGGATGACACTTTTCAGCGGGACTGCGACATGAAGGGCTACAGGCGACTGCTTGTCATGGGAATATTGTTCAGCGTTCTCTGGACATCATTCGTCTATTATTTATACAAGAACGCACTGGACTCAGACGAAAGAAACGTCAACGACAACGCCCTTATCGAAGCCCGCATCGCATACGAGAAGGACATCACCTACCGGCGTTGGGCGGCCCAACTGGGAGGTGTTTACGTCGAGATCACGGATTCGCTGCAACCCAACCCCTACCTCGACGTTCCTGAGCGCGACGTGGTCACCGATTCAGGAAAACGCCTGACCCTGGTCAATCCCGCCTACATGACGCGCATGGTGCACGGCCTGATGGAACAATCGAGCGGCGCCAAGGGGCACATAACAAGCCTCAATCCCATCCGCCCCGGCAACGCGCCCAGGCCATGGGAGGCCGAGGCGCTCAGGTCCTTCGAGCAAGGGGTTCGGGAAACCTACTCCGTCGACCAGGAAAACGGCCAGCCGGTTTTTCGATACATGCACGCAATGGTTACGGAAAAGCCCTGCCTGAAATGCCACGCCAAGCAAGGGTATCGCGAGGGGGACATCCGGGGAGGAATAAGCGTCACCCTGCCGCTGGGCGGCTACATGGCGTCCCTGGAGAAAAGCACTCGGGAGACCTCGCACCGCTACACCATGATTTTCGGGGCGGGCGCCCTGTTCATCCTCATCACGATGAGCGTCCTCGTCCGGCACGAGGTCCTTCGCAGCAAATCCATGCGCGACATCCGCGAATCGGAGAAGAAAGCCTGGGACAGCGAAAGGCGCTTCAAGGGCATCGTTGAGGGCGCGGGAGACGCCATATACATCACCGACATGGCCGGCCGCATCCTCGAGGCCAACGCCGAGGCCGAAAAACAGACCGGATATTCACGCGACGAACTGCTCGCCATGAGCGCCCGCCATCTGGATACGCTTTTCTCCACTCCCCTGGCCGTGGAGGGCGTCCTCCACGATCTCAGCACCTGCAACAAGGCCTCCTTCGAAACGGTTCACCTGCGCAAGGACGGGACGGACTTCCCCGTGGATCTGCGCGTGGTGCGCCTGGAATTCGGCGAGGAGACGGTGCTGATCGCCATCGCGCGCGACATAACCGAACGCAAGCTCTCCGACCACAAGATGGAATCGGCCCTGCGGGAAAAGGAAATCCTGCTGCGGGAGATCCACCACAGGGTCAAGAACAACCTGCAGATCATCTCCAGCCTGCTGTCCCTGCAAGAGCAGCGTGCGGACAACTCGCCCGCCTCGGACGTCCTCGCGGAGAGCAGGGGCCGCATTGTGGCCATGGCCATGATCCACGAGCAGCTCTACATATCGAACGACTTCTCCGAAATCGAGATCGGAAGTTTCCTGCACAGATTTCTGGCCAGCATACGGTCCACCTACAGGAGCAATTCCAACATCCAGATCAGGATCGAGGCCTGCTCCGCCACGTTGATGCTCGATCAGGCCATACCGTTCAGCCTCATCCTCAACGAACTGGTCACCAACGCCTTCAAGCACGCTTTTCCAGGAGGGCGCAGCGGATCGATCGAAATCATCACGCGCCTCGTCGACGGAGATCTGGCATGCACGGTCAAGGACGACGGAGTCGGCCTGCCCGCGAGCTTCTCCCTGCCGGAAACCACGACCCTTGGGTTGCAGATCGTGTATCTGCTGGTGAACCAGTTGCGCGGTGAAATAACGGTGGAGTCGTCCGGCGGGGCGCGTTTCGAACTGCGCATCCCGTTGAAGAAGAGATAGCCAGCCAACGCTGACGGCCGAGACGCTGCGGAGAAGACGCCCGCGGCCCCGGCGCCGAGTGTCGCGTCCCTGAAAAACATGAATATGTTTTTAGGGATAAAAATAATAATTTCTACTTGTTGCCCTCAAGATAAATGTACATTTATCTTGAGGGCGCCACACTAGATATCCTGCATGCTGTCCAGCGTCCCCGAGGACGGCGGCCCGCCGGGCATGGCCGCGCCCTTGGGCGGCTTGAACTCGCGCCCGAACAGCTTCAGGTGGAGCTTGAGCCCCTCGGTGAAGTTGGAATTGATCCACAGGGCCTTGAGCAGGGCGTCCTGCGCCCCCTTGTTGTCGCCCATGAAGAACTGGGCCTTGGCCATGTTGAAGTGGATGTTCTCGTCGTCCGGGGTGAGCTCCAGGGCCTGGCGGTAGGCGTGCAGGGCGCCCGGCAGGTCCCCCTCCTTCCTGAGCTTGACGCCCAGCGAGTTGAAGGGGTTGGGGCTGGCGGCGTCGTACTTGAGGACCTCGATGAAGAGTTCCTTGGTCTCCTCCAGGCGGTTGAAATGGGCGAAGGTCTCGGCGGCCTTCTGGAGGTAGTTCTTGTAGCCCTCCAGGTCGCCCTTGCCCTTGTAGGCCTCGGCCAGGCCCTTGTAGGCCTCGGCGTAGAGCTCGTTTATCTTCACGGCCTTCTTGAAGGCGATGATGGCCTGTCCGTACTTGAGCTTCACCAGATACTTGCAGCCCATGTCGTAGTATTTCTGGGCTTGGTTGTCCTCGCTGACCAGCTCCTCGAAGGCCTCGATGGCGTCCTCGTACTTTCCGGCCGCCAGCAAGCGCTTGCCTTCGCTCAACTGGGCGTGTTCGATCTCCACGAGCCTGTCGATCTTGAGCGCACGCAGCATGTGGCGCTGGAAGGTCTCCACGGAATAGGGGCGCAGCACGTAGCCGTCCACTCCGGCGGCGATGGCCTCGAGCACGCGGTCCTTCTGGCCGTCGCCCGTGACCATGACCACGGGCGTATCTTTGAGATTCATGTTCAGGCGCAGAAGCTTCAGGAACTTCACCCCGTCCATGTCGGCCAGCTGCGAGTCGAGCACCACCAGATCCACGTCCTGCGCGCCCAGGAAATCAATGGCCTCCGAACCGGAAGAGAACTGCTGGATCATGCCCGCCCGGAGTTGCTTGACGCACTGGCGGTCACGCCGGGAATGCTCCTCCACTCCGGTGACGATGGCCACGACATCCAGCCTGACCGAGGATGCGCCGATTTCCTGCACGAATGGCTCCGGTATCTCGAGGGTTGCGGCAGAGAAACCTACCGATTCAAGACATCATAGATGCTGTCTTCGAGTTGCGTCAACTCCGGGGTGCTGGGCAACAGGCCGAAAAGCTCCTTCACGTGTCCCCTTTCCAGAAACGCCCGGCGCGAAGGCGCGAAATTGAGGTCGAACACCCAGCTCAAAAGCAGCAGCTTGAAGTCGTTCTCGTAGCGCATGAGCGAGTAGTCTCCGATGCGCCCGGCACGTATCTGCGCAACGATCTCGCCGGAATAGCGGTCGGGCTCGTCGGCCATGTGCAGCACAACCACGTCGGAGCGCTTGCCACCGGGACGCAGGTGCTCGAGCATGATGTTCACGATGTCCAGCTTGTCGCTGTCGCGCACGATGCGCGTGACGGTGTCCAGTCCGGCGGAGAGGCGGCCCGGAACCGCGCGCCGGTTGTGCATGGCCACCGCCCCCAGAACCAGGACGCGCAGGTCCGGATCGAGCGGAGCAAGCACCCCGCCAGCCCGGAGCGACCGCACGCCCAGCAGGGCGTGGTTGGTGGACAGGCCGTCCCGGAACGTCTTGAAGTCGCGGTATTGCGGGAAGCGCCCGGCGTCGTGGAACAGGGCCGCCAGGTGCGCCGCCTCGGCCAGGCGCGGGGCGATGTCCAGGGCGGACGTGATGGCGCGCGCCTCGGCCAGGACGTTGAGGGAATGGCGTTTCTTGAGTTCGATGTGCGAATCGTCCTCGGCGTCGCCGGTCAGAAAGCCTCGGACGTGCTCCTCGAACCAGGAAATGTGCGCTGTAAGCACGTGAGCCCCTTGTGAGTGTTCTTGGCGGGCATCACTGCCCCAACCGGCGCATCTTATCAAGACCAAACCCTTGTCTCAGAGGTGCTTTCCCGGTATGGGAGTGATGATGCCCAATGCTGGAGGGAGTACATGAA
Coding sequences:
- a CDS encoding FMN-dependent NADH-azoreductase, with the protein product MSTILYVKASPRGPRSHSIAVADVFLEALQEKIPEAIVKTRNLFEMDLPAFDGPVLQAKYNVLHGLTHDPAQLKAWQDVAAYVDELKSCAGLVMAVPMWNFSIPYRLKQYIDLIVQPGVSFEADGSGARGLIPDKPVFIAYASGGQYPPGTGAQALDFQKPYLETILNYVGLKDIRSVRVEATLAGEETVTERRARAFEQALAMAAAFFATRG
- a CDS encoding histidine kinase dimerization/phosphoacceptor domain -containing protein; amino-acid sequence: MGILFSVLWTSFVYYLYKNALDSDERNVNDNALIEARIAYEKDITYRRWAAQLGGVYVEITDSLQPNPYLDVPERDVVTDSGKRLTLVNPAYMTRMVHGLMEQSSGAKGHITSLNPIRPGNAPRPWEAEALRSFEQGVRETYSVDQENGQPVFRYMHAMVTEKPCLKCHAKQGYREGDIRGGISVTLPLGGYMASLEKSTRETSHRYTMIFGAGALFILITMSVLVRHEVLRSKSMRDIRESEKKAWDSERRFKGIVEGAGDAIYITDMAGRILEANAEAEKQTGYSRDELLAMSARHLDTLFSTPLAVEGVLHDLSTCNKASFETVHLRKDGTDFPVDLRVVRLEFGEETVLIAIARDITERKLSDHKMESALREKEILLREIHHRVKNNLQIISSLLSLQEQRADNSPASDVLAESRGRIVAMAMIHEQLYISNDFSEIEIGSFLHRFLASIRSTYRSNSNIQIRIEACSATLMLDQAIPFSLILNELVTNAFKHAFPGGRSGSIEIITRLVDGDLACTVKDDGVGLPASFSLPETTTLGLQIVYLLVNQLRGEITVESSGGARFELRIPLKKR
- a CDS encoding tetratricopeptide repeat protein — its product is MQEIGASSVRLDVVAIVTGVEEHSRRDRQCVKQLRAGMIQQFSSGSEAIDFLGAQDVDLVVLDSQLADMDGVKFLKLLRLNMNLKDTPVVMVTGDGQKDRVLEAIAAGVDGYVLRPYSVETFQRHMLRALKIDRLVEIEHAQLSEGKRLLAAGKYEDAIEAFEELVSEDNQAQKYYDMGCKYLVKLKYGQAIIAFKKAVKINELYAEAYKGLAEAYKGKGDLEGYKNYLQKAAETFAHFNRLEETKELFIEVLKYDAASPNPFNSLGVKLRKEGDLPGALHAYRQALELTPDDENIHFNMAKAQFFMGDNKGAQDALLKALWINSNFTEGLKLHLKLFGREFKPPKGAAMPGGPPSSGTLDSMQDI
- a CDS encoding HD domain-containing protein, producing MLTAHISWFEEHVRGFLTGDAEDDSHIELKKRHSLNVLAEARAITSALDIAPRLAEAAHLAALFHDAGRFPQYRDFKTFRDGLSTNHALLGVRSLRAGGVLAPLDPDLRVLVLGAVAMHNRRAVPGRLSAGLDTVTRIVRDSDKLDIVNIMLEHLRPGGKRSDVVVLHMADEPDRYSGEIVAQIRAGRIGDYSLMRYENDFKLLLLSWVFDLNFAPSRRAFLERGHVKELFGLLPSTPELTQLEDSIYDVLNR